A window of the Microvirga terrae genome harbors these coding sequences:
- a CDS encoding site-specific integrase, with translation MQESARQLSHFHCINGSASIKVSKGIKLSKYPIVLHPDYGVFEPADAFIRELATWRSQRSGSLQDIARIICIWCNYLQDHNVAWNEPGEYHYHQWLAEALSIEKIGRNRQARRAGVVMRWCHFMASRNIGGPLLRSFAASISASPLNVEILEPEPRFKAPKGPKLKNGKRPIPDEGEAARVVRALMNNPNAFIAERNWLLGRTVYETGLRAMGVAALSCDTLNQLLRGDNLIGPSDRVEFLAGDRVAKASIRERVYHLANTGRENLIVGVREKRGKIRNVPFPIPLVIALLQHLWGERARFLRVSRSSSREKLSGGLWLSDRNGNSLTITAIKDIVKVRGFEAAGVKGSIHSLRATFLTQYACRLLREARKKFGYDYDTRGILLTLAEIAGHEDPGTLKHYLDEAQIREALVGEREFLRGV, from the coding sequence GTGCAAGAATCGGCTCGCCAGCTCTCTCATTTCCACTGTATCAACGGATCGGCATCTATAAAGGTCTCTAAGGGCATAAAGCTCTCCAAGTATCCGATTGTACTGCATCCAGACTATGGAGTGTTCGAACCTGCCGATGCGTTCATCCGTGAGCTAGCTACGTGGCGCTCACAGCGCAGTGGCAGCCTTCAAGATATAGCTCGCATCATCTGCATCTGGTGCAACTACCTTCAAGATCATAATGTTGCTTGGAACGAGCCTGGAGAATATCACTACCACCAGTGGCTCGCAGAGGCACTGAGCATTGAGAAAATTGGACGCAATCGGCAAGCTCGCCGGGCGGGTGTTGTTATGCGGTGGTGCCACTTCATGGCGTCGCGGAATATTGGCGGTCCGCTTCTGCGCTCTTTCGCGGCTTCGATATCGGCTTCACCGTTGAACGTTGAAATCTTGGAGCCTGAACCTCGCTTCAAAGCTCCAAAAGGTCCAAAGCTTAAGAATGGCAAGCGTCCGATTCCTGATGAGGGCGAGGCCGCTCGCGTAGTTCGGGCGCTGATGAACAATCCCAATGCCTTTATCGCAGAGCGCAACTGGCTTCTTGGGCGCACTGTTTATGAGACTGGCCTACGTGCCATGGGCGTTGCGGCATTGAGCTGTGACACTCTAAATCAGCTCCTTCGGGGCGATAACCTCATTGGTCCTTCTGATCGTGTTGAGTTCCTCGCCGGCGACCGAGTTGCGAAAGCGAGCATCCGGGAGAGAGTTTACCACCTTGCGAACACCGGTCGCGAGAACTTAATTGTCGGCGTTAGGGAGAAAAGGGGAAAGATCCGCAATGTGCCCTTTCCGATTCCGCTCGTCATTGCTCTCCTTCAACATCTATGGGGGGAACGTGCCCGCTTTCTACGCGTCTCACGCAGCTCAAGTCGGGAGAAGTTGTCAGGTGGGCTTTGGCTATCTGACAGGAATGGTAACTCTCTGACCATCACCGCCATAAAAGACATCGTCAAGGTGCGCGGCTTCGAAGCTGCTGGAGTCAAGGGCAGCATTCATTCGCTTCGAGCGACATTTCTCACTCAGTATGCGTGCCGTCTTTTGAGAGAAGCCAGAAAGAAGTTCGGCTATGATTACGATACCCGCGGCATCCTTCTCACGCTTGCAGAGATTGCAGGACACGAGGACCCGGGCACATTGAAACACTACCTGGATGAGGCTCAAATCAGAGAAGCGCTGGTAGGGGAACGGGAGTTTCTGCGCGGCGTCTAG